A DNA window from Leptolyngbya sp. KIOST-1 contains the following coding sequences:
- a CDS encoding fatty acid desaturase: protein MTAILEPSARAAGTNPYGDLTLKQVIQTIPKAYFQKDPRKAWTAVLLSVGAVALGYAAIALSPWFLLPAAWFFTGTALTGFFVIGHDCGHRSFANRRWVNNWLGHIMFLPLIYPFHSWRLLHDIHHRHTNNMEIDNAWAPWSQEEYSGANGLLQAVYRHMRGWLWWLASVAHWGALHFDLRNFEPRDRAKVMRSIAAVVIFALVFFPTLFYFAGPWGVVKYWLMPWLGYHFWMSTFTLVHHTIPDIQFRYSDTWNEVEAQLSGTLHCDYPKWIEVLCHDINVHVPHHISVGIPSYNLRPAYAALRENWAPLMKETRFSLDLMRTITGRCHIYHPEQAYQTFRDLRP from the coding sequence TTGACTGCAATTCTTGAGCCTTCCGCTAGAGCCGCGGGCACGAACCCCTATGGCGACCTGACGCTAAAGCAGGTGATTCAAACCATTCCCAAAGCCTACTTTCAAAAAGATCCTCGCAAAGCCTGGACGGCGGTGCTGCTGAGCGTGGGGGCTGTGGCCCTGGGGTACGCCGCGATCGCCCTTTCGCCCTGGTTTTTGCTGCCCGCGGCCTGGTTTTTCACCGGCACGGCCCTGACCGGCTTTTTTGTAATTGGCCACGACTGCGGCCACCGCTCCTTTGCCAACCGCCGCTGGGTCAACAACTGGCTGGGGCACATCATGTTTCTGCCGCTGATCTACCCCTTCCACAGCTGGCGACTACTCCACGACATTCACCACCGCCACACTAACAACATGGAGATTGACAACGCCTGGGCTCCCTGGAGCCAGGAGGAGTACAGCGGGGCCAACGGCCTGTTGCAGGCAGTTTACCGGCATATGCGGGGCTGGCTGTGGTGGCTGGCCTCGGTGGCCCACTGGGGGGCGCTGCACTTTGACCTGCGCAACTTTGAACCCCGCGATCGCGCCAAGGTGATGCGCTCCATTGCCGCTGTGGTGATCTTTGCGCTGGTGTTTTTCCCCACTCTGTTCTATTTCGCTGGTCCCTGGGGCGTGGTGAAGTACTGGCTGATGCCCTGGCTGGGCTACCACTTCTGGATGAGCACCTTTACTCTGGTCCACCACACCATTCCCGACATTCAGTTCCGCTACAGCGACACCTGGAATGAGGTCGAGGCGCAGCTCTCCGGCACCCTCCACTGCGACTATCCCAAGTGGATCGAGGTGCTGTGTCACGATATCAACGTCCATGTTCCCCACCATATTTCAGTCGGTATTCCGTCCTACAACCTGCGGCCTGCCTACGCCGCCCTCAGAGAAAACTGGGCCCCGCTGATGAAGGAAACCCGGTTCTCCCTCGACCTGATGCGGACAATTACGGGGCGCTGTCATATCTATCACCCCGAGCAGGCGTACCAAACTTTCCGCGATCTGAGGCCCTAG
- a CDS encoding DUF3747 domain-containing protein produces MALLSRSLNMLLTTAALALAGLTASPAAAQQFEQQPIDPSLTVAIASPVRDGAFYNLMILEQVPNQRQCWQEQNTGSGPVSIDPLLLNFDFAGACDRKTDSNGYSVRINGQDLGVHYRLEVSARQNDLVLFARPTRDRSAPPIEIGRTNGRPQGNTGGFLKIQLNPGWQMARRVFNGQPVGHIYLTHDAPLNVRLAEGAAPPLSQSPAAPALPVVPGAPITQAPPPPPSGTTPTGNHFRVIVPIVNNNTLQQVRAVEPEAFRTTVDGQAVVQVGLFRDRQRADEIYSALVAASLPAKIVAASAPAVASNPVIPPIPRGSIVVVIDPGHGGRDPGAIGIGGIQEKQINTTISNRVRQQLQAAGITVLMTRDSDVFVDLDARAQMANRAGANLFVSIHANAISMSRPEVNGLETYYFSSGERLARSIHSAVLRNVNMRDRGVRQARFYVLRYTTMPSVLVETGFVTGAEDAARFRDPAAVNRIADGIARGILDYLGR; encoded by the coding sequence ATGGCCCTGCTGTCTCGTTCCCTGAATATGTTGTTGACGACTGCTGCCCTAGCGCTGGCGGGGCTGACGGCCTCTCCGGCGGCGGCCCAGCAGTTTGAACAGCAGCCCATTGACCCCAGCCTCACCGTGGCGATCGCTTCTCCGGTGCGCGACGGGGCGTTCTACAACCTGATGATTTTGGAACAAGTTCCCAACCAGCGCCAGTGCTGGCAGGAACAAAATACGGGCAGCGGGCCGGTGTCCATCGACCCGCTGCTGCTCAACTTTGACTTCGCTGGAGCCTGCGATCGCAAAACCGACAGCAACGGCTATTCAGTGCGGATCAACGGCCAGGACCTGGGCGTGCACTACCGCCTGGAGGTGTCTGCCCGACAGAATGACCTGGTGCTGTTTGCCCGTCCCACCCGCGATCGCAGTGCTCCGCCGATTGAAATTGGCCGCACCAACGGCCGCCCTCAGGGCAACACTGGCGGCTTCCTCAAAATTCAGCTCAACCCAGGCTGGCAGATGGCCCGGCGAGTTTTTAACGGCCAGCCCGTCGGCCACATCTACCTCACCCACGACGCCCCGCTGAATGTGCGCCTGGCCGAGGGGGCCGCGCCACCCCTGTCGCAGTCCCCCGCCGCGCCTGCCCTTCCCGTTGTACCCGGTGCCCCCATTACTCAGGCTCCGCCCCCGCCTCCCAGCGGCACCACCCCCACGGGCAACCACTTCCGCGTCATTGTGCCGATTGTCAACAACAACACCCTGCAGCAGGTGCGCGCCGTCGAGCCCGAGGCCTTTCGCACCACGGTCGATGGTCAGGCGGTGGTGCAGGTGGGTCTGTTCCGCGATCGCCAGCGGGCCGATGAAATCTATAGCGCCCTGGTGGCCGCCAGCCTGCCCGCCAAAATCGTCGCCGCCTCCGCCCCGGCGGTGGCCTCCAACCCGGTCATCCCTCCCATTCCCCGGGGCTCAATCGTGGTGGTGATTGACCCCGGCCACGGCGGCCGCGACCCCGGCGCTATCGGCATCGGCGGCATTCAGGAAAAGCAGATCAACACCACCATCTCTAACCGGGTGCGCCAGCAGCTCCAGGCGGCGGGCATCACGGTGCTGATGACCCGTGACAGCGATGTATTTGTCGATCTCGACGCCCGTGCCCAGATGGCCAACCGGGCCGGGGCCAACCTGTTTGTCAGCATCCACGCCAACGCCATCAGCATGAGCCGCCCCGAGGTCAACGGCCTGGAGACCTACTACTTCTCCAGCGGCGAGCGGCTGGCCCGCAGCATCCACAGCGCCGTGCTGCGGAATGTCAATATGCGCGATCGCGGCGTGCGCCAGGCCCGCTTCTACGTGCTGCGCTACACCACCATGCCCTCGGTGCTGGTGGAAACCGGCTTTGTCACCGGGGCCGAAGACGCTGCCCGCTTCCGCGACCCCGCCGCCGTCAACCGCATCGCCGACGGCATCGCCCGGGGCATCCTGGACTACCTGGGCCGGTAA
- a CDS encoding winged helix-turn-helix transcriptional regulator: MSSRTSDRNPCPVNQLMTVLSGPWTMYILWILSTAGPTRFGALRRQVEGISTKMLTERLRMLEQEGIVDRHYEPTVPPQVTYSLTERAGELVAILDQLNDLAQRWYGPTAPPEVEVCFDPAPESELTV; the protein is encoded by the coding sequence ATGTCTAGCCGCACCAGCGATCGCAACCCCTGCCCCGTCAACCAACTGATGACGGTCCTGTCCGGGCCCTGGACAATGTACATTCTCTGGATTCTCTCAACCGCTGGCCCCACCCGGTTTGGGGCGCTGCGGCGGCAGGTGGAGGGCATTTCCACCAAAATGCTGACCGAGCGTCTGCGCATGCTCGAGCAGGAGGGCATTGTGGACCGCCACTACGAGCCCACGGTGCCGCCCCAGGTCACCTACAGCCTGACCGAGCGGGCAGGCGAACTCGTCGCCATTCTCGATCAGCTCAACGATTTGGCCCAGCGCTGGTACGGCCCCACCGCCCCGCCAGAGGTCGAGGTCTGCTTTGACCCGGCCCCCGAGTCGGAGCTGACGGTTTAG
- a CDS encoding flavodoxin family protein produces the protein MATIAIVYFSGGGHTHLMAEAIAAGVRTAGHNPELLRITGEQINQGRWQDDATMARLNEADAIVFGSPTYMGGVAAQFKAFLDAASSAWFVQQWKDKIAAGFTHSSSPSGDKQGTLLYLAINAAQHGMVWIGATDMPSQYQGKDDGVNRLGSFLGIMGQSAMTMDGSPAAIEAGDRLTAELFGQRVAQAVERWGRVPVAA, from the coding sequence ATGGCAACCATTGCAATTGTTTACTTTTCTGGCGGCGGCCATACCCACCTGATGGCGGAGGCGATCGCGGCCGGAGTCCGCACCGCAGGTCACAACCCAGAGCTGCTGAGGATTACCGGTGAGCAAATCAACCAGGGCCGCTGGCAGGACGACGCCACCATGGCTCGTCTGAACGAAGCCGACGCGATCGTATTTGGCTCGCCCACCTACATGGGCGGGGTGGCGGCCCAGTTCAAAGCCTTTCTCGATGCCGCCAGCTCCGCCTGGTTTGTGCAGCAGTGGAAAGACAAAATTGCCGCTGGCTTTACCCACTCCAGCTCCCCCAGCGGCGATAAGCAGGGCACCCTGCTCTACCTGGCGATCAACGCCGCCCAGCACGGCATGGTCTGGATTGGGGCCACCGACATGCCCAGCCAGTACCAGGGCAAAGACGACGGCGTCAACCGCCTGGGCTCATTCCTGGGGATTATGGGCCAAAGCGCGATGACCATGGACGGCAGCCCCGCAGCCATCGAAGCGGGCGATCGCCTCACCGCCGAGCTATTTGGCCAGCGGGTTGCCCAGGCCGTTGAGCGCTGGGGCCGGGTGCCGGTGGCGGCATAG
- a CDS encoding Glu/Leu/Phe/Val family dehydrogenase — MATSILSDANRRLERALKYVAISEDASERLRYPKASLTVSIPVRMDNGSLKVFQGYRVRYDDTRGPTKGGIRFHPDVSLDEVQSLAFWMTFKCAALNLPLGGAKGGVTVNPKELSKFELERLSRGYIDAIANFIGPDVDVPAPDVYTNPMIMGWMMDQYSIITRRLSPAVITGKPLSMGGSQGRDTATGTGAFYVLQALMARFGKSPELTTVAVQGFGNAGSVIARLLFDAGYKVVAVSDSQGGVYAPAGLDIPSIQQFKASTRSLKAVYCEGTVCNIVQDHAVITNDELLSLDVDILIPAALENQITAENADTIKARYIFEVANGPITSEADDILSAKGIYVFPDILVNAGGVTVSYFEWVQNRSGLYWSVEDVNSRLKTMMVTEAERIWKIAQELEIRPRTAAYVHALERLGDALNAKGTRDYYVSGI, encoded by the coding sequence ATGGCCACCTCAATTTTGTCCGATGCCAACCGTCGCCTGGAGCGGGCGCTCAAGTACGTTGCCATTTCTGAGGACGCCTCTGAGCGGTTGCGCTATCCCAAAGCCAGTCTTACCGTGTCGATTCCGGTGCGCATGGACAACGGCTCCCTGAAGGTGTTTCAAGGCTACCGGGTGCGCTACGACGATACCCGTGGCCCTACTAAGGGGGGCATTCGCTTTCACCCCGATGTCAGCCTGGACGAGGTGCAGTCCCTGGCCTTCTGGATGACGTTCAAGTGCGCGGCGCTGAATTTGCCCCTGGGCGGGGCCAAGGGCGGGGTGACGGTGAACCCAAAGGAACTGTCGAAGTTTGAGCTGGAGCGGTTGAGCCGGGGCTATATTGACGCGATCGCCAACTTCATTGGCCCCGACGTGGACGTGCCCGCCCCCGACGTCTACACCAACCCCATGATCATGGGCTGGATGATGGATCAGTACAGCATCATCACCCGCAGGCTGAGCCCGGCGGTGATCACCGGCAAGCCCCTGAGTATGGGCGGCAGCCAGGGGCGCGACACCGCCACGGGAACGGGTGCATTCTACGTGCTCCAGGCGCTGATGGCCCGCTTTGGCAAATCCCCAGAACTGACCACCGTAGCGGTGCAGGGCTTTGGCAATGCGGGCAGCGTGATCGCCCGGCTGTTGTTTGATGCGGGCTATAAGGTGGTGGCGGTGAGCGACTCCCAGGGCGGAGTCTATGCCCCCGCCGGGCTCGATATTCCCAGCATTCAGCAGTTCAAAGCCTCAACCCGCAGCCTCAAGGCCGTGTACTGCGAGGGCACGGTCTGCAACATCGTGCAGGACCACGCCGTGATCACTAACGACGAACTGCTGTCCCTGGATGTCGACATTCTGATTCCGGCCGCGCTGGAGAACCAGATCACCGCCGAGAACGCCGATACGATTAAGGCCCGCTACATCTTTGAGGTGGCCAATGGCCCCATCACCTCCGAGGCCGACGATATTTTGTCAGCCAAGGGCATTTACGTCTTTCCCGACATTCTGGTAAATGCAGGCGGGGTAACGGTGAGCTACTTTGAGTGGGTGCAAAACCGCAGCGGCCTCTACTGGTCTGTTGAAGACGTCAACAGCCGCCTCAAGACGATGATGGTGACCGAGGCCGAACGCATCTGGAAGATTGCCCAGGAACTCGAGATTCGCCCTCGCACCGCCGCCTACGTTCACGCCCTGGAGCGCCTGGGCGACGCCCTCAACGCCAAGGGCACCCGCGACTACTACGTCAGCGGGATTTAG
- a CDS encoding putative bifunctional diguanylate cyclase/phosphodiesterase translates to METAANGAIAAAYFIIPLTLLPLLRWSKREVWLNLLLMILFVFSCGVGHTLSALHLHSTRWHWVTAGISWTAVVALLASQTRLRYLSETFSLLEATWDQALTGKMLYERSGDDLTLLKLNPAALGITNNLLRPGDRLCEKMPVHRQPVYPYQESLIDLYFQTLESGESRRLEFHYKGEVSGWYTTLVTPLSDQLLYLTFAEVSGVIHDPLTGLYNRRVLDMELATWDICLFIDLDRFKLINDQRGHFLGDELLKAVAGVLQDQAQRYGGIALRNGGDEFLLLLPAADAAAEPYPTPAAIAEDVLVNILAIEVEGISISASIGVASGTVEAFGEDTPINRLLQAAETALREAKRNRRSNLPQHRIQAWNSDLARRRLRQITLEAYLEQRSSELEFWLAYQPICCMETGTIVGAEALIRWDSAHLGRVSPSEFIPVAEATGLVHRISDWVLSHALEQLARWQEISPQFNLSVNISPLELEDDDFLDRIMQRVAGAGITSNRFGIEITERGIYNNLERYLQSLQELRDMSLRLKVDDFGMGQSGLAQLLQFRFDEVKVDRFFIPTNAQNLEKVAICRAIANLSEGINFDLVAEGIEHADQRDLMLELNYSYGQGYLFSRPLTAQNLTTLLREGRGLGVGE, encoded by the coding sequence ATGGAGACGGCTGCCAATGGGGCGATCGCAGCGGCGTATTTCATTATTCCCCTGACGCTGCTGCCGCTGCTGCGGTGGAGCAAGCGCGAGGTTTGGCTCAACCTGCTGTTGATGATTTTGTTCGTCTTCAGCTGCGGCGTGGGACACACCCTAAGCGCCCTGCACCTGCACAGCACCCGCTGGCACTGGGTGACGGCGGGAATTTCCTGGACGGCGGTGGTGGCCTTACTCGCCAGCCAGACGCGCCTGCGCTACCTGAGCGAAACCTTTAGTCTGCTGGAGGCCACCTGGGATCAGGCCCTGACCGGCAAAATGCTTTACGAACGCAGCGGCGACGACCTCACCCTGCTCAAGCTCAACCCTGCCGCCCTGGGCATCACTAATAATTTGCTCAGGCCGGGCGATCGCCTCTGCGAAAAAATGCCTGTCCACCGCCAGCCGGTCTACCCCTACCAGGAGTCCCTCATCGATCTCTACTTTCAGACCCTGGAGTCAGGAGAATCGCGGCGGCTAGAGTTTCACTACAAGGGCGAGGTTTCTGGCTGGTACACCACCCTTGTCACCCCCCTGTCGGATCAGCTGCTCTACCTCACGTTTGCCGAAGTGAGTGGCGTTATCCACGACCCCCTGACGGGCCTCTACAACCGCCGGGTGCTCGATATGGAACTGGCCACCTGGGATATCTGCCTTTTCATTGACCTCGATCGTTTTAAGCTGATCAACGACCAGCGGGGCCATTTCTTGGGGGATGAGTTGTTGAAAGCGGTCGCTGGGGTACTGCAAGATCAGGCCCAGCGCTATGGCGGCATTGCGTTACGCAACGGTGGCGACGAATTTCTGCTGCTGCTGCCTGCGGCGGACGCCGCTGCTGAGCCCTACCCTACCCCCGCCGCGATCGCGGAAGATGTGCTGGTTAATATTCTCGCGATTGAGGTTGAGGGCATCAGTATTAGCGCCTCCATTGGCGTTGCCAGCGGCACCGTCGAGGCGTTTGGGGAAGACACCCCGATCAACCGTCTGCTTCAGGCCGCCGAAACCGCCCTGCGGGAGGCCAAACGCAACCGGCGTTCGAATCTGCCCCAGCACCGCATTCAGGCGTGGAATAGCGATCTGGCTCGACGGCGGCTGCGTCAGATCACCCTGGAGGCTTACCTGGAGCAGCGCAGCAGTGAGCTGGAGTTCTGGCTCGCCTACCAGCCCATCTGCTGTATGGAAACCGGCACGATTGTCGGAGCCGAAGCCCTGATCCGGTGGGACTCGGCTCACCTGGGTCGGGTGTCGCCCTCGGAGTTTATTCCGGTGGCCGAGGCGACAGGGCTGGTGCACCGCATCAGCGACTGGGTACTCAGCCACGCCCTGGAGCAACTGGCCCGGTGGCAGGAGATCTCGCCCCAGTTCAATCTCTCGGTCAACATCAGCCCCCTGGAGCTGGAGGACGACGACTTTTTGGACCGCATCATGCAGCGGGTGGCGGGGGCGGGCATTACCAGCAACCGCTTTGGCATTGAAATCACGGAGCGGGGCATCTACAACAACCTGGAGCGCTACCTGCAAAGCCTGCAAGAGCTGCGGGATATGTCGCTGCGGCTCAAGGTCGATGACTTTGGCATGGGTCAGTCGGGGCTGGCCCAGCTTCTGCAGTTTCGCTTCGATGAGGTCAAAGTCGATCGCTTTTTCATTCCCACTAACGCCCAAAATTTGGAGAAAGTGGCGATCTGTCGGGCGATCGCCAACCTGTCGGAGGGCATCAACTTTGACCTGGTGGCCGAGGGGATTGAGCATGCCGACCAGCGCGACCTGATGCTGGAGCTGAACTACAGCTACGGCCAGGGCTATCTCTTCTCCAGGCCGCTGACGGCGCAGAATTTGACGACGCTGCTGCGGGAGGGGCGGGGGTTGGGGGTGGGTGAGTAG
- a CDS encoding SGNH/GDSL hydrolase family protein, whose translation MSPISALIGPINLFGSTVLLGGFGDDRLIGGDGDEILIGLGGNNQLFGGGGNDRLYGGPGNDLLDGGLGQNRLVGGAGQDTFVLRNDGRVDTVVDFTPGVDRFLLQGGLSLGQIAIAQQGGNTTLRYLNQPEPSVILLNVEATSLTPESFQTQALVPSFNSLTIFGDSLSDPGNLFRLTGFFPPFPYSQGRFSNGDIWVDYLASDLGLEPAQVQNFALGGATTGRDNGLDPLIGSITGIDPNLPGLLDQVDSYLGSLGEGAANPDGLYVVWAGANDLFNLPSDPAAIPAFLANSVQNIATAIGSLAARGADTFLVPNLPNLGLTPRTLLDGTSQQATALSLGFNGGLANALTALEQALPIDIIPVDLFGLTNEIIGAPAEFGFTNVTDPLFNPLLPNGPDPLLLNDPGFFWWDQQHPTTRVHDLLSDVFQVALVEAGYVQAGADLLPTLSAGFEADWLPQGTSNLAEATANALVPSPEAWLAVSADLG comes from the coding sequence TTGAGCCCAATTTCTGCCCTGATTGGCCCCATTAACCTGTTTGGCAGCACCGTTCTGCTGGGAGGATTTGGCGATGATCGGCTCATTGGGGGCGACGGAGACGAGATTTTGATTGGCCTGGGGGGTAACAACCAGTTGTTTGGGGGTGGGGGCAACGATCGCCTCTATGGTGGACCAGGCAACGACCTGCTGGACGGCGGCCTGGGCCAAAATCGCCTTGTCGGCGGGGCAGGACAGGATACCTTTGTGCTGAGAAACGATGGCCGGGTCGATACCGTGGTGGATTTTACCCCTGGGGTCGATCGGTTTTTGCTGCAGGGCGGATTGAGTCTGGGGCAGATTGCGATCGCCCAGCAGGGGGGCAACACCACCCTGCGCTACCTGAACCAGCCAGAACCTAGCGTCATTCTGCTCAACGTGGAGGCCACCAGCCTGACGCCGGAGAGCTTTCAAACCCAGGCGCTGGTGCCCAGCTTCAACAGCCTGACCATTTTTGGCGACAGCCTCTCCGACCCCGGCAACCTGTTCCGGCTCACCGGCTTTTTCCCGCCCTTTCCCTACTCCCAGGGGCGATTTTCCAACGGCGATATCTGGGTGGACTACTTGGCGAGTGACCTGGGGCTAGAGCCAGCCCAGGTGCAAAATTTTGCCCTCGGAGGAGCCACCACGGGCCGCGACAACGGCCTCGATCCGCTGATTGGATCGATTACAGGCATCGATCCCAACCTGCCGGGGCTGCTGGACCAGGTGGATAGCTATCTCGGTAGCCTGGGCGAGGGAGCGGCCAACCCCGATGGTCTGTACGTGGTGTGGGCCGGGGCCAATGACCTGTTTAACCTGCCCAGCGACCCCGCCGCGATTCCGGCCTTTCTAGCCAACTCGGTGCAGAATATTGCCACGGCGATCGGCAGTTTGGCGGCGCGGGGGGCAGACACCTTCCTGGTGCCCAACCTGCCCAACCTGGGCCTCACCCCCCGCACCCTGCTCGACGGCACCAGCCAGCAGGCTACGGCCCTGAGCCTGGGGTTCAATGGGGGGCTGGCCAATGCCCTCACGGCGCTAGAGCAAGCTCTGCCCATTGACATCATTCCGGTCGATCTGTTTGGGCTCACCAACGAGATCATTGGCGCGCCGGCAGAGTTTGGCTTTACCAATGTCACCGACCCACTGTTCAACCCGTTGCTGCCCAATGGCCCCGACCCACTGCTGCTCAACGACCCCGGCTTTTTCTGGTGGGATCAGCAGCACCCGACAACGCGAGTCCACGACCTGCTATCGGACGTGTTTCAGGTCGCCCTGGTGGAGGCTGGTTACGTACAGGCTGGGGCCGACCTGCTGCCGACCCTGAGCGCTGGGTTCGAGGCCGACTGGCTGCCCCAGGGCACAAGCAACCTGGCTGAAGCGACCGCAAACGCTCTGGTGCCCAGCCCGGAGGCTTGGCTGGCGGTGAGTGCCGATCTGGGGTGA
- a CDS encoding DMT family transporter — protein MAMSFLPGSKVWLPVLTSFLFAGSFVAGKYTTVDLGPLTTSLLRYVIAMVVLGLLISRSARPSKALTVARSDWGAMALLGLFGVVGYHYFFFLSLRYTATANTAIINAFNPVVTGVMAALFIGERLTRRQYAGIVLALLGVLTLLTRGNLTNLLTLELNRGDGLMLCAVLCWVVYSLIIKQLSQRYSGLTITFYAAVAGVGQLLGLAAAERWWQQLTLVSWNSLLAIVYMGVAASGVAYLLFNLSIQQVGPTRTASVVYSLVPIFVAALAWLFFREPLTAPMVASMGLILLGVNVVLSLPKV, from the coding sequence ATGGCTATGTCCTTTTTGCCCGGTTCCAAGGTTTGGCTGCCCGTGCTGACCAGCTTTCTGTTTGCCGGTAGCTTTGTGGCGGGCAAGTACACCACGGTGGACCTGGGACCGCTGACGACATCTCTGCTGCGCTACGTGATTGCGATGGTGGTGCTGGGGCTCTTGATCAGCCGTAGTGCTCGGCCGAGTAAGGCGCTAACGGTGGCGCGATCGGACTGGGGTGCCATGGCGCTGCTGGGGCTGTTTGGGGTGGTGGGCTACCACTATTTTTTCTTTCTCAGCCTGCGCTACACGGCCACCGCCAACACTGCCATTATCAACGCCTTTAACCCGGTGGTGACTGGGGTGATGGCGGCTCTGTTCATTGGCGAACGGCTGACCCGCCGCCAGTACGCAGGCATTGTGCTGGCGCTGCTGGGGGTGCTGACGCTGCTGACGCGGGGTAACCTGACTAACCTCTTGACCCTGGAGCTAAACCGGGGCGATGGGCTGATGCTGTGCGCCGTGCTGTGCTGGGTGGTGTATTCGCTAATCATCAAGCAGCTGAGCCAGCGCTACTCGGGGCTGACGATCACCTTCTATGCGGCGGTGGCGGGGGTGGGGCAGCTGCTGGGGCTGGCTGCCGCCGAACGCTGGTGGCAGCAGCTCACCCTCGTCTCCTGGAACTCGCTCCTGGCCATTGTCTATATGGGGGTGGCGGCTTCGGGGGTTGCCTACCTGCTGTTTAACCTCAGCATTCAGCAGGTGGGGCCGACCCGCACCGCCAGCGTGGTCTACAGTTTGGTGCCGATTTTTGTGGCGGCCCTGGCCTGGCTGTTTTTTCGGGAGCCGCTAACCGCCCCTATGGTGGCCAGTATGGGGCTAATCTTGCTGGGCGTAAATGTCGTGCTGAGTCTGCCCAAAGTGTGA
- the groES gene encoding co-chaperone GroES: MAAITLAASSVKPLADRVLIKVSASEETTAGGILLPDTAKEKPQVGEITAVGPGKADDKGSRQAMEVKVGDKVLYSKYAGTDIKLGGDEFVLLSEKDILAVLG; this comes from the coding sequence ATGGCAGCTATCACGTTGGCGGCATCTAGCGTTAAGCCCCTAGCCGATCGAGTTTTGATTAAAGTAAGTGCGTCCGAAGAGACCACCGCTGGCGGCATTCTGCTACCCGACACTGCCAAGGAAAAGCCTCAGGTGGGCGAAATTACCGCCGTAGGTCCCGGCAAAGCCGATGACAAGGGCAGCCGCCAGGCTATGGAAGTCAAGGTTGGCGACAAGGTGCTCTACTCCAAGTACGCCGGTACCGATATCAAGCTGGGCGGCGACGAATTTGTGCTGCTGTCTGAGAAGGACATTCTGGCGGTGCTGGGCTAG